AAGGGTTAACATGCATAGATACAAACATGAAGATAGCCAGAAACGACTTGCCTCTGTAATTTCCCTCCTATGATTGATATATTAGAACGGCTAAAGCCAAATACAGGCTTCACGAATTTTATCAACACAAGGATGTTGCGTTCTCTTGTCCAAATATGGGATGGTGTACGCCACATTACAGCAAGCCTTGGAAATTCGGTAGGTAGTTCAATCAAGTGTACAGCAGGCCTCAGAGACTCTGAAGGTCACATTTATATCTATTAGGAGGAAACACCTAACAAATAGACATTTAAATATAAAGCTTTCCTAAttgcatataatatttttttatacgcCTAATTGCTTATATAactgtagaaaaaaaattctatctgAAGAGTTTCTATATTCAAAGAGTTGAGTAACAGAATATTGAAACAGAATTTTGATTCCACAAAcagattatttattttctctttgtaACACTTGTAAACTATTGTCAATCGTACCATATATGAAAGTAAATGGTTCAACTGGAAAAAATGGAGTCCCCTGTCTGCTTATTATAGAGGTTGTATCAATGCTTACATTGACTACAGTCGTGTCAAATATATATGCAGCAACCTGAAAGGAGAGTGAAAATGAGTAAGAAATAAAAGGTATATGAGAAATATAGGTCCTAGAGATATAAATAGCAATAAATGTTCTCACATACACATTAATGTACATTCTGTACACACTACATCCATAATTTCACATGCGATAACCATATCTATTTGTTAAGGATGTCCacatttaaaatgtgaaattgGTAGTGTGTACGGATGATGTACAATAATGACGGTGTGATGATCAATACacttttgcattttatattaGGGGGAAGTTCAAGATGTGCAactgtgaaatttttttgaagatgatTTATTTTCCCAATATAATTAATGGCTCCAATGTTTCTAAGTGACCCAATTCAAGATGATGTTGTGCATTACAtagaacaaaatataaatgagcCATTTCAAATTCATAGGACAACTAAACAGGCTCCTAACCTATGAACCAACTTCTACTCTCATggctgaaaaaataaaattagactgTGAGAACCATCTGACCTTATATTCAAATCTTCTAGGCCCTTCATATTTTTTAGTGTCAACCAGAGGAAGAAGTGAGCCCTGACTCTTTTGGAGTGAATATAAAACTTCTgctttgagaaattttttaatttcttcagATGTGTTGTTAACAGGCTTTGGAAAGGTTAAACAGACCCTTAGATTCTTATAGTTATTGGTTGCTCGCACCAGTATAGTTTCACCATTAAATTGAAGTTGCCTTTTAGGAACGTGAGTTGTTAAGTTGATACTTCGTCTATCTGTAGAATTAATGAACAGAGCATGTAAAGAACacattgacaacaacaacaatcaaccAATCAATCAAATCAGACAAGAAAAGTTACATAAACAGTCcaaattattcaatttaaataTGATACAAATTGCCAATAAGTAAAGCTCAAGGCATTAGTTAGATAAAAACAAGAATAGCAATTAAAGGACATTTCACTTATAACTCTTCCTGAAAATAATGATACATATTGCctattggggaaaaaaatcctATGGCAATAAAAACTAGACTCACCGAAATGCAGAGTGAAATTAGAATTCTTGTTTCTTTCAAATTTGTTCCCTGCACTGTCAGTACAAAAATTCTTATCCATTACCAAAATCACTCGCCCATACTGAGCAGTGGATGATAAATTCACAAGGACAGAATATTGGAGGTTTGGCTGTAGAATTTTGAGCGAGTTTGGTATAACGTTGCCATCACCGTAGACCAAAAGCTGTAAAGAGTTTTCCAAAAGTGATGAAAATGTTAGAATTCGGTTTATTATTCAGTCTAGACAGCATAACTAGTCAGAGAACCTAGATTATGGAATTCAATTTACACATCTACTTAATTAACATGGTGGACAGTTCCATATGAGGAATTTCAAGACATTTTTCCGTTATTCAACTAAAGGCATTCTTCAATAATAGAAAGGTTGAGaacaaattaaccaaaaaaccACAATTCTGAAACACTATAATAATGCAATAACCAAAGAGAGAACATAAAATCGATTTAGaggcttttttaattttattttatgtgtttgttaGCCACCTACTCACGTTGCATTTCACAGACGAACATACAAAACCTCCACCAGTACAGGGTTTACTGAAAGATATATTTATAGAAACATTCAGAGCATTTGTGAAATCAGTTGAGGCGGTGATATTTGCCGTTGGCGGGACAATATCTGCAAAATTAAGGTATATAATATGAATCGGCTATGGGTACAGACAAAATATAAGTCAACATGATTGCCTGAAAATCTAAAATTGTTAATATCATAGACTCGGTTTGGTTTCAGCAGGCTTGATAAAGTGTCAAACTAACCTTCAATGTGGGGGTGTGTTTAAGTCTTCAAGAATAAGAATAGGAAGGTAAAATTTATGCATTTTcatagaaatttgaaaattgagtaGATGGGTTTTGTAGAGCCCATTTTCAGAAAAAATGAACACATTAGAAATTGGGTACTGAAGAACACAATATAAGCTCATGGGAGGCAAAACATTTCCTCATATACATAGCTGTTGAAGACTTTCAAGCAAGGTCTTATTTGAAGTTGAGTGGTaattgaagaaaatataatatttattataattagaaaaagaataaaaggaagGTTCTTAACCAATAGTCCAGTTATGGCTACTGCAGCCAACTCCTTGAGTCCCGTTGGCGCAAACCTCAAATTTATGATCTCCATCCTGCAAGTCTTCACACATAACCGTCCCATTTTCACATTGAGAagcattaatgcggccaaagcCATCGTCCAACTGCACCAACAAGTTTATTAACCTATTATTTTGTGGAATAAGCCAAATGAACGTCAAGAGAAAACCCAAAGTTTTCTCAACAAATCAAACCATGATGCAGCTTCTTCACTTCCCACTTACCATTGAGTtggaaagcaaaacacacacacacaaagcagcaaacaaacaaaattccaATAATTTAGCTTGGAACCAGGAAGATTATGAGTAATCGTTCATTCTTATCAActatagaaaaattcaaaaatatgtaCATATGAATAAACAGAATTCCAAATAGCCTTCTTGATTAGTCTGaactctaaaagaaaattcaagctCATTACATCCTTACAGAATGTAAACACGTGCTAATTACTCTTTTAAATCAACCAACTCCCTTACATTAACTTAAGAACCACGAAACATATAAACtcatgagagagaaagagagagagagtagagcacccaaaacaaaaaaaagccaAGTAAAAGAAGCTCAAAGTATTACTAGACCTTAACGTACCTTGCAAGTGATATTACAATTGGTGCAAGCACCATTCCCACCCACATGAACTTCAAAGACGAATACGGTTGagttgagatttgagaatgcATGGGGAGTCTTCGAGAACTTCACAGTGAGCTCTGAGTCATCACAGAGTGCTATGaaacttaaaagagaaaaaaccgAGAAAAGTAAAACCACCAATGGAAGCTTGTGCAAGTCCATTTCAGAGTAAACCTTAATTGAAGTCTGAGACAAGTAAAGGCCAACAATTTATAACCAAAAGAAACACATTTGTGGGGTTTGTGAAAACAATTTTGAATAGTGAGTGCAGTACGGAAACAGTATTGAAAATGAGATTagtggaaaagaaaagagattaTACAGAGTTTGGACTGTTTAGTAGATGATGAAGGTTCCATTAAAGATGTAGTGCACATTAGACCAACAGTGCAAGTTAAAGGCTTTCCAGACAGAGCAACGACAAGGATTTGTTAGTACTATAAAATGATAAGTAAGGACAGACATGAGACATGCAACTATGTCAGGAGACAGGACcatgttttcctttttatagGGAAATAAGTACACAGCAAATAAGATAAGATTACCATTAGCAGCCAGCTGTTTTCAAACATGTTTGGGGCTCACatgaatttaaaattagatAAATCATGTGAGAAATAAAAGTTTTAAGGTTCTCTGAATCTcttcctcttaaaaaaaaaaaaaaaaaaatcattatgacCTTTATATTTTGGAGCTATAATCAATTTTGACCCTAAATTTTAATAACAGTTAATTTAGATTACGTCATTTTCAACTTGCAGTTAATTTGGTACCAATTAActtactaacaaaaaaaaaatacttaggtAACAAACGAATTACACAGATAAcacacttaaattaaaaaattaaatgagatgTTGACTTGTATAAATTTTAGTGGTCATATAATTgattaaatggaaaaataagcCACAttagcttaaaatttttttttcttatatttatttttttcatttaattttcttataattccTTTAACATTAaagaaattcattttattttttgttcttcactatttttcggTTCTTCTTCCCCTTACCCATAATCTGCAACTCCATGAGGTGTCTATTAGTTTAAAATTCATAACTAGTATCATTTTGTTTCAATATTATTGAATGAGTAGTTCTATGATGTGGCAGATTGTGAGTGGTTAACTATCACTTATACGTGGATCTACCATTTTTCTTTACCAATTACACTCTGTCATGTCACAGTTGTGACAAGAAGTTATGAAAAATTATGTGGCCCTAGACTTTTCCTTATTGAATTAGCCACTTTTTTAgtttccaaagaaaataaatacaaagcATGCCTTGGCTTTCGTTCAATTTTTCATAGCTTAAATTCCATGTATCCTACTTGGATTATAAAtgtgtcttaaaaaaaaaaggtatatttctcgatgaaaaattaatatacTTATACTTTGCTGTACAAATTGCATGCTTGTATCAAAAGGCATTAATTAGGAAAACATTGTACGGTTTAGCTTTGTTTCATAGCTCAGCTTGGATGGACTTTGGAATTTGGATATGGCCTTAGTTCTCATATATTGTATCGATCAATTGAAGACCTGCAACTTGGTTCTAGCTTACTTTATGTGGACAAGGGGTCTCTTTTCAGTTATAGAACCATACTTCTTAATTATTTTAACGATTCTATTAAATTAGTTGTGTTCTAACTCGATATGTAGTGcaatttattattagttttcttcaatatttcGATAAGTTTTATCAAAAATCTTATAACTTAATTGATTAACACctcaatttccaataaaaatattcaacaTTCAAATCCTCACCTCCAACTATTGATgtataaaaaagatattttaataaatttccttgtaaaaaattgtaatctttagttattttatatatagacaaaatagaaatgCACTAAGAGCAGTATAGTGATTTTatcatacaatatatatatatatatatataaacgtgTTTACgaattgaaaattgcatgatatagtaGCGAATATAGATAGACATGTTTCATGACtactaaaaaatgcatatatccttcaattaattttttattttttatttttacattcttGATCGTGTGTTACTAAAattttcccccctttttgttggacatggtttaaattgttgcaaaaacaattaaatttgagtaaaaatgccatatttcaaattaattgtttctcacataaaaaaaccaattgtttttcatataaatcttagaaaaatgatattaaaatttcattatgcttaaaataattaatataactaaataaacatatttattaattatatttgtaattacataaaatacatACTACAGTGTtagttccacacacacacacacacacacacaaaggagttagaaaatttaaaggattaagattaattttagtgtattcacaaatatttaattttttatggcttttcaAACAATTGTTGTCAAAGCAACTAAGCATGAGTAAGAAtgtcaaattctaaattttttctattattattccaacaaaaaattattttcaatatagagtttataaaaataattatataaattcatttaatataataattaatgcacaacaATTGATAATATTATCATTGGTCCAATACTGGATAtaacttcccccccccccccccccggaaAATGCCTAATGCATTTACTTTATTAGCtaattcaatgaactaatactttaatataaatgcaaactttgttgaagtagaaaactaaataaagaGAACTTCAAGGAATGCGCCACATGGAACAACCTTATACTCTCCAACATGAGgtctctacttatatatattttgatgcaTGATTTGAGCACTACAATATAATACATGCAATTTATGGTTTGATTGGAAGTAGCCATCCTCATTTATTTAAGTGAAAAAGCATAATTTCTTATAATTTGTCTAATTTTAAGGAAACTAGTTACAAATTCGTGCGTTGcgcttgataatttttttaatagtggcgtgttcttctttttctttttcttttcttttttttttttggtattttgactaaggttaaaaaataaaaaaaataaatgtaaggtttttattaacttaagaCAGTGAAAAACTAATTGACTATGTTTAATATCTTGAacaacttataaattacaacCCAAATCCATTATATAACAACACATCAAAAAATGAACTATCTTCTAAAATACTActtggaattttcacaattgttgaaagGGCATAAAAAGCAAGACAAATTAATACATTGTTACTTTATTTTGTATCACTTTGTTTTCCAAATATTAGCAATCAAATGCCTTCTTTTGTTAATCTGCTATGTGCCTACAATTGAGATCAATTATTTTTCTAGTTTTCCCAATATTATTTGTGCTTCTTTCTTgtatattcaaattaatttctcttttaatGGTATAATTTATAAGCATTTCAAAAATCAGatgattatatttttggtttgtgttaTAAATCAATTCTAAATCTTATATTAATTGCTAATCTTTGTAATGGCAAGCATGTATCTATGTGTTGCCCAAACTAGTGCTACAAAGCAAGGTTATTGATTTCGTactgtaccggccggtacggccggaaTATACCGTTCCGGCCAGCAATCCGGTACGCTCGACCTCCCTGTTTCATACCGAAAAAAATACCGGCTGTACCGGCCTCGTACCGGCCAATTTTGGGCAATACTGGCTGGTACCGAGCGTACTGGCCGgtacaaaaataagttttattttattttattttttttaagttttgtaatttttgaatttttgttaggacagaatggtaacttatttgcattaacttattagtattatttgttttcttagtatgcaatggtaacttttaagctttctattttattttttttattatttttcccttttaattgatattaaagtctaaaaccatgaataattagttttgaattgaagaaatgttttatggtaaacttttatatttattataatatatatatacacagacacatacatacatacatatatatatatatatatataaaatagcggtaaacctgAAACGGTACACTgatattgaccggtatccgaaatatatcgtactgGTGGCCAAATCGGTAtggcctccggtacggtattgacatccttgctACAAAGTAAAAGAGTTAAAAAGATTTTGGATTATGAATAGTCAATTCTTATCAAGATTGTACAAAAATCCATAAATGGGAAAGTTGCTATACAtgatttcaagaactttcttgGCTCAACTAACCTCACTCGCTCTACGAATCAACCAAAACAAAGAATGCTTACACATAATGCTTGAGGGatcaaaaaggaaagaaaagaaaatctccCAACTATATTTCAGAGATCAATCcttgtttgttgttatttacATTTCCAATTAATTTCTCAAACTTTCAAAACTCATAATTCACAAGTTAAACCATGTAGCAGAGTTGTAAACTGCAAAGAACATAGGCTccttttgttgttattttcaTGCTCCATCCCACCTTGTCAATAATTTTATCAAGAGAGGGACCATCTGATCATCattgataattttaaaatggCGAGGTCACTATAGGTGCACTTTCATAGAAGTATGAACTTAAACaactcaaaaatttttaaatgacgAGGTCAATGTTGGTGCACTTTCATAGAAGTATCGAACTAATTAAAACAactcaataatttaaatttttcctCCACTATACAACGCGGAATGAGACCGTGAAAAAGAAGGTAAAAATGACGACAAAAGAAGTAGTTAAAAGCTACTTTTCTggttattttatatttggtagCCATGattatcaataaatatatatatatatatatatatatatatatataaacctataATTTTCCATCACCATTAGGCACTTGCCACTGATAATTTAAAAAGACCCACATTGTAGACCtagaattttctaaaaacaaaaggaCAATAATTGTAAAGTGaacgaattttttttatattgattctTCCAAAACGGAAAagaatcttttgttttttgtttttatattgattcttttttttgggaaaagaaTCTTTTGTAGTCTTGTTAGAAGAAGTCCCTTGTATTGTATGATTGACTGTTTTGGCTCAAGATATACTACTCTGTAGGGTGTGcacgggtcgggttgggtcggattgaggggattttttgacccaacctaCTATGGTTGGTCAAAAAagattcaacccaacccaacccatcatatAAGTCCAActcaacctaacccaacccacatgggtcagGTTGGGTCAGGTTGAACCCAGgggtttgacaaattttctattattattattaaattaagtagaaaaaaatattaatattaatatattaaaaaaacataaagattagtatcaatgtaacttcttaaaggcaaacaacactaatgactaaacaacaatagtaatttattagaatttgtgtgaactaattggcttttatataagataggaagaactggttatttaaaaaaatttattaattatataatattatatatatatatatatatataagtgccctacaattgattttaaaaaaattattaaatatataatatattttaatatatattaaatatggtgGGTCAGGTCGGGTTTgacgggtttgtaattttatgactcaaacctaacccgacccgctataaaatttttttttttttaacccaattCAACctaccaagccttaaaaactaACCCAACTTGACGGATAGGATCGAGTTTGGTGGGTCAGTGGattttttgcacacccctactACTTTGTTCTATTAAAAAAGTACACTAACTTTACATTAAATAAGTAAGTAAATAAAGACTTCCATGCTTAAATTAGAGGTACACTGGTTCAATGAATCTAACAAATGGTAGTAGGTGAAACTGTGAAAGTGGTCTTGAAGTGACATGTTCAATGAGAGCAAATCACAATGAGACAAAGCTAGGGGTTGTTTGGTAGAAGAAATTGAGTAATGTTGGTGCgttttttatatatgtgtgagtgaaaaaaatatgtgaaaatatatgtaaatgtatttaaaatgttaaaaaatatgtttgaaatACCCTACCAGACGGGCAATAGTATCAGAAATTAACAATACTAGCCATCTCCTtcggtttgaactttgaagacTTCTGTACTGTAGCTCAACGTCGTCAACGATAATTTCTAATATTTCTATAGTATTCATTctcctttaataaaaaaaacattattaaaaaaagaagtgtcGTGGAAAAAATTGTACCCTCCTAGAATGCAATCAGACATTGCCACGTCCGCGGTTGTGGAAAACGCTTTAAAGCAGTTGTGGCGTCAACGAAGGCTGCGTCAACGGTTGTGGAAAAGACTGTAAAGCACTTATTATTTTCAAAGaccttctttgtcttttttcctttttatatggGTCTGAATATCAAGTATAATTGCCAGACTGAGAAAGATGGTCCACAAGCCCATTGAATGTTGACTTGTTAGTAATGGCCTCTGTTTCCTGGCAGAAGACACCCAATTGACAAGCGAGCTACGAACAACCTATTTAAGAGGTTCCACTAGGCTAAAGCTAAGTTTAAACCAAAGTGTTATTCTTGTTGCATAGATGTTATTTTACATGATTTTATataaacacaaatatatatatatatatatatatattgaaattgtgATTTCTAAGCTAGAAATCATGacttgaattacaattttaaatactttttgGGTGTGTGTAATATTGTGTAAAGTAAGTTTTGTATAAAAGAACTAACATCAGGtatgctaaatgctaaatttttatatttagcaGACTAGAcataaaaaaatagacaaaatttagctataaaattggttgtaactttaggctacaaacttactcaataaaataaatattactgcatattttgaaaatctaaccgttgaattacatgttctttatgttcttaatacacatgtcaatttttgtgtcaatcaaatattatttactatataatctataatattatattttatgcataattttaaattacaaaaacttgcaatttaaaaatttattgatgacatagctattgatctttaattttcttgaaattttgcaaatatggaggatataagaagaagatgtaatccaatggtggatttgttaaaattcacctccaattaaaagatattgagtgagtttgtagcctaagactacaattaattttgtagctaaactttgttaaaaaaaaaaaaaaatacattcacGAGATATGTCATATGCCAAATAAATTTGGCATTTGCTATAGTGAGATTCTAATGATAGGATGATATGGGCAGATGTTGTATaaatatttaactatttttttattcaaaaatttctctctctttagtaCCGTTGGTAACTTgagattaattaataattattgaaaGATTCTCTCTCCTTTATCTCTTCACCCAActttgagaacaaaaaataaagcataaaaaagaattaaaaaaagtaaagaaaaaataaattaagattatttaaataaagtaaaacaagaATAGAATATGTGATgtagggtgtattgtaaagtgatgtgttaaaatagataaagtaattttttgatgtgtcaaaataatattttttttagaatgcctgatgctaatgctctaaaaGTAATGTTAGTACCACAACATTTaacacaatttttgtcataacttgTCTCGTGATAAATTGTCAGTGGTGAAGAAAAAATGGTGGATCCATGTGGGTCTACATCTCTACCATTCACAACTCATCACATGGCAAATTGTAGTAAAAGTTGTGTAAAATGTTGTAGTACCGGTATTGCTCTTTGTGTAATAAACACTGCTAGAGACCAAATGGATCAATCTAATGGCTATATGAGGCAAAGGCCAAGCATGGGCCATGACCAGATAGTAACTGAGCCCAGAACAGTGCCACCCATTGTTTTTTCGATTACTGAGATTTACAAATGAATATAATAACTCCTTCAATGTCTGAAGGCCTATTACATATGATGGTGTAAGTGTTGGGCTAGTTAGTTTGTGCTTGATTTGGATTATGATTTGACCTAATATAAAAGTGCTAcagtttttaatgaaaaattttcttagGTTTAGGCCAATTTTTAGGCCATTGTGAATTCTATGTGTATGATATAAACATCGTTGTTTCAGATTAAGGTTTGTTGTGTTGttttgagaaataaatattGTATCATCacatcttgtattttttcccccttcctaaaaatagtgaaaccATTGCAATTCTATTGACGTagatgataggccaagaatgtattgatcccTTATGATGaactaacaaattaattagccaagttaattaattaattcaattaacatgcaatatatatagtagtacaaacaaattaccaattaactaaatgcaataaaaattaaattgacatggtaatttgtttacgaatgaggaaaacttacacggcaaaaaccctatTGGGTGGTTTTAAGGTCACCACcctcgagaattcactattatcacaacaagcggttacaagtaaaggaatcccagtactttataccaacttatagttgaacccttaccccaatacccaattgaacttattctgtagtgacaatatctccttttaatgcacggctcctagtacatgactagcCAATAGATGTGCGGATTCCAGTACatgacttaatcaccaacttgagaaagatattggttgcaaagtttttcaattcatcaTATGATGAAAATCATGAAGtttcttggtcacaaaaccctacggtgtacaaacacagcagttTCTTCAAGAAAaggatgaactagggcaaattttgtctccgatcacaatttgcatgaacaaaacttttcttcacacttgtgcaacCTTTGAcggtccttaaaataatccttatatatgtttaggattgtgagaaaagaaagcccaaacatatacacacggatttgatgaaaatcagctttgaaaaactgaattttataaatctcgatagataggatatctatcaagctagctgtcgagcatcgggcTTCAGTAgttttttaaacctcgatagatattagctgttgagttttaaaatccaacacttcttcactcatttcttggacagatttgcatgactttaacactagaacttgaaaccttatttcttgaagtattaaacacatcctaaatctatcaAATtgcaagtaaagtacgttttgtcaaaggattaaccaattctaaattgacatatgttcctaacatcaaatcacatatgttctaacagtAGAGTCTATTTGGAAtttgcttattttactgaaattgaaaactttttattgaaagtactgtaaataaaaataaatttagttgaaatagtataatgagactcatgaatagtatcaaaaagtgcagtagaacccataaatagtagagaaataaattaaataataaaataagttagtttttaatttaaaatcaaacGCACACGTAAGTAAAATGTAAAATCTGTAAATTGCCCTTTTGGTGATGGGTGTTGTAGTTTCCACTTTCCATACAACATGAATTTGACCAGCTCAAAGGTGTCAAAAGGTAACTAGGAGCATTGGCTCTTGACAAAAACCTTCAAAGTCTTGGAACAAATTTAGGTGCTTTTTATTcaccatcataaatttaataagtaaACCTCACAAAAATGAGTGTCATTGATTGTGCTATGAAAATACCATAAAATTACTCCCAAGTCTCTCCCTTACAGCGGGAGAAAGTGCATCACAATTGGTCAAAACATCCATTGATTGAATCACTCCTTTCTGAGAAGTACAGTGAAAGCTGATGAGACACCCTTAACTTCTAGAATATCAATATGTCGTACATCATTTAGTTGTCCGCCAGaaggaacaaaaatttgagaagGGTCATATCAATGTATTTGGGAGTGGAATATACCATCAACAGCATTTCAGGCTCAATGTTAATAATATTATCCACTCTTTCATCAATGAATAGCCAATCATAAAATAGAGCCAACTTCACATTGGCTCTACCATAGTTCTTCCTACAAAGAGTCAAAAGCCAACTTATAACAGCCCATAATGGAATATCT
The Quercus lobata isolate SW786 chromosome 10, ValleyOak3.0 Primary Assembly, whole genome shotgun sequence DNA segment above includes these coding regions:
- the LOC115964307 gene encoding uncharacterized protein LOC115964307, translated to MDLHKLPLVVLLFSVFSLLSFIALCDDSELTVKFSKTPHAFSNLNSTVFVFEVHVGGNGACTNCNITCKLDDGFGRINASQCENGTVMCEDLQDGDHKFEVCANGTQGVGCSSHNWTIDIVPPTANITASTDFTNALNVSINISFSKPCTGGGFVCSSVKCNLLVYGDGNVIPNSLKILQPNLQYSVLVNLSSTAQYGRVILVMDKNFCTDSAGNKFERNKNSNFTLHFDRRSINLTTHVPKRQLQFNGETILVRATNNYKNLRVCLTFPKPVNNTSEEIKKFLKAEVLYSLQKSQGSLLPLVDTKKYEGPRRFEYKVAAYIFDTTVVNVSIDTTSIISRQGTPFFPVEPFTFIYESLRPAVHLIELPTEFPRLAVMWRTPSHIWTRERNILVLIKFVKPVFGFSRSNISIIGGKLQSFEEICNGIYTTVIKADQDIVSVNVPGSVSGDVAGNKNQPSNVLQVMDYSVPKRSTTFFGSTIGSFVVIVIAAGILKVSIASFHSIGEFSSPFPSLSQPESNLFRIACHLQVIALSGWLAVRLPVEYYELTRGLQWSIPYLSVPWERETAHTRLVMENSSLSAITHV